CTGCTGCTGGAGCTGGCCGCGACCCGGCTCTTCTCCGTCATCCTCTTCTGAGTCCCGTTCCGGGCGCTCGCGCCTGACCGGGCCACGGCCTTGCTGACGTCCCCCTTGGGTTCTGGTATGATTCGGCGCTCTCGGTGACCGGCAGGCGGGAAACCTGTGCCAAGTCAGAAGCAAGTACGTTGGGCGGAATTACGAGTTGGCATCACGGTGCTCGTGGCCGCCGTCATCTTCGCCGCGGTGGTCTTCCTCATGACCGGCACCACCGGCCTGTTCTCCCGCAAGATCCACCTCAAAGTCTATTTCGAGAACGCCGAAGGATTGCGCGAAGGCGCGCCCGTCAGCCTGCAGGGAGTGGAGATCGGCAACGTCACCCGGCTCAGCATCGTCTCCAACCGTCCCGCGGCTCCGGTCGAGGTCATCATGCGGGTGACCACGAAGTACAACGCCAGCCTGAGGAAGAATTCCGTCGCCGTGCTCTCCACCAAAGGCGCCCTGGGCGAGACTTACGTGGACATCACCGGCGGCGACCCCAAGCAGCGAGAGGCCCGGGACTGGGACGAGCTGCCCGCCGAAGAGCGTCCCGGACTCCAGGACGTGGTGCGCTCCAGCCAGGACGCCTTGCAGGGCCTGAGCACGGTGCTCAAGCGCGTGGACCGCATCGTCACCGCCATCGAGAGCGGCCAGGGCACGGCCGGCAAGTTCATCTATGACCCCTCGGTCTTCAACAAGATCAACTCCGCCACCGACGAGCTGCGCAAGACCATGCAGGACATCAACCAGGGCAAGGGCACGGTGGGCAAGTTGCTCCACGACGAGGAGCTCTACCACAAGGCCGACGCCGCGGTGGACAAGCTGAACAGGATCATCGACGGCATCGAGAAGGGCCAGGGCACGGCGGGCAAGCTGGTGAAGGACCCCGCCCTCTACGAGAACGCCAACAAGGCCGTGAGCAGCGTCAACAAGATCCTGGAAGACGTCAACGCGGGCAAGGGCACACTCGGCAAAATGACCAAGGACGAGGAGTTCGCCAAGAAGGTGGAGAACGTGGTCAACCGCCTCTCTACCATCAGCGACCGCCTGGAGGCCGGCGAGGGCTCGGCCGGCAAGCTCCTGCGCGATCCTTCCATCTATACCAACGCCAACCAGATGCTGGTGGAGACCCGCAACCTCGTCAAGGCGATCCGCGAGAACCCCAAGAAGTATCTCACCATCCACTTCAAGGTCTTCTAGCTTCCCTTTTACCGCGCCATCCGTCCTTGTATACTATTCCGTTTCATCCCTATCCCCGGACCTTGCAAGGAGACCCTATGCGACGCTTTCATCTCGTTCTTCTGATCCTGCTCTGGGCCACGCTCGGCTTGGCCCAGCAGGCTCCCGCCCCCGACGCCCAGCCTAAGCGCATGAAGAGCTTTGACCTGGACGCACTCGACCGCAGCGTCGAACCCTGCCAGGACTTCTACCGCTTCGCCTGCGGCGGCTGGAACAAGGCTAATCCCGTCCCCGCCGACCAGTCGCGCTGGGGACGCTTCGAACTGCTGCGCGAGTACAACCGCGCCCTCACCCGGCAGATCCTGGAAAAGGCCGCCGCCGACAGGAAGTCCAGCGACC
Above is a genomic segment from Terriglobales bacterium containing:
- a CDS encoding MlaD family protein; protein product: MLVAAVIFAAVVFLMTGTTGLFSRKIHLKVYFENAEGLREGAPVSLQGVEIGNVTRLSIVSNRPAAPVEVIMRVTTKYNASLRKNSVAVLSTKGALGETYVDITGGDPKQREARDWDELPAEERPGLQDVVRSSQDALQGLSTVLKRVDRIVTAIESGQGTAGKFIYDPSVFNKINSATDELRKTMQDINQGKGTVGKLLHDEELYHKADAAVDKLNRIIDGIEKGQGTAGKLVKDPALYENANKAVSSVNKILEDVNAGKGTLGKMTKDEEFAKKVENVVNRLSTISDRLEAGEGSAGKLLRDPSIYTNANQMLVETRNLVKAIRENPKKYLTIHFKVF